CCTCGTTTAGGTTGGTAAGTTTTCCTTTTAAGGCAAGAATCATTTTTTGAGCAGTCTTTTTGCCTACTCCGGGAGCTTTTTGAAGGGTGTCAAGGTCGCCTTCCTCCAAGGCTTTTTCAAGGGAAGAGGAATTAAGCCCCGACATTATCTTTAAGGCTTGACGGGGCCCTACCCCCTCAACCTTTGTAAGATCCAAAAACAAGGAGCGCTCTGCCTGATTGGGAAAACCGAAAAGCCTCATCTGGTCTTCCCTGTGATAGAGCCATGTATAAACCTTTACCTCTTTCCCGACAGTGCCTAAGGCATCGAGAGCCAAGGCCGAAACAAAGATTTCCCACTCAATACCTGAATTTTCAACATAGACGGAATCGGTTGTTTTTCCGCTTAAAATTCCTGAAATGCTGTTAAACATAAGCCCGTACCTCCCCTACATCTCCTAAATTTATTTTTGTAATGGCAGCAGCCAAGGCATCGGCCGCATGGTCAGGCCTAGGAATTTCCTTTAGGCCTAAAATCAATTTTACGGCTTCCTGTACCTGCCTTTTTTCTGCTTGAGCGATACCCGTTACGGCTTTTTTAATGGAATTGGGAGCATACTCTCCTACCCTCACCCCCCCTTGAGCCAGAGCCAAAAGAACCACGCCGCGGGCTTCCGAAACGGACATTGCACTCGTCGCATTTTTTGCAAAATATAAGGTTTCTATTCCGGCCTCCTTAGGCCTGTATTTTTCAATAAGTTCCGAAACCCTATCGAAAATTTTTAAAAGCCTTTCCCCTTGGAGTAAATGAGGCTCGGTACTTATTGAGCCGTATTCTATACACTCAAAGCGGTTATTTGAAAAACTTATAATTCCATAGCCCGTATTTGCCAAACCCGGATCAATCCCTATAACATAGGGGCGGAGATTTTTTTTGCCGGAAGCTGCTTTTAAAACACCCATTTAAAATTCCTTAAAGCCCTGTTTAGACTTTCTCAAACCCTCTCCGAAAGAAGGGGCTCGGGATAAAGTTCTTTTATCGTTTCCTTTTGAGAAAGAGCCGAATCGGAAGCCAAGACTACGGAAGAAAGGGAATCCCGTTGAACCGATAATTTTTTTGCACAATTACGCAAATCCTCAGCCGTAGTTTCCAGCATCTTTTCAACAACTTCTTTTTTTTCGGAATATGAAATACCCGAAAGAAGATCCCTAAAGGCTGCCGCCCCTCGTCCTGCAGGAGTCATAGGGATAATCTCCTTGCTGTATCTTCCGGTAATAAGTTTTTCTATCATCTCTTCCGAAAAGTCTTGGCTAAATGTCTCGTCTATCGAGTTTAAAAATTCGGAAAGAGAATTTATCGGGTTCGGATCCCTGTAGGAAACAAAGGCTAAAATTTCTTCCAAGGACATAGGAACGGTAAAGGCACCGTAGGCTCCTCCTATGCTTCTTATCTTTTCCCACATCGGGCCGCTTGAAAGCCATTTACACAGGATTAACTGTGAGGCTTGCTCCTTTGAACCGAAAGCTGCCGCCTTAAAAACCGAAACTGCAAAACCTACTTGAAGAGAAGCCGGAATAAGCTCCAACCTCTTTTTTTCGGAAGGCCTAAATTTAAAGGGATTTTCAAAGACAAGCTTATCAGTTTTATCTGGAGCCTTAAAGCCTTTTAAGTTTTTTTCAAAGGCAGTTTTTAAAGCGGCCAGATTTTCTTTTGTACCCGTAACTTCAATAATCAAACCTGATTTTATAATCGATTTATATACGGCACTTAATTTATTTGATAATTTATTCAATTCGGAATCAGCGTTTTCTGAGTCGGCTTTTTTAGAATTATCTTCTTTAACTTTTAAATAAAGCTCCCTCAAAAATTTAAGCTGACTTAATCCCGAAAGCATCTCCCTCCGTGCATTTTTTTCGGACAGGGGTGCACTAGCCCTAAGAAGAGCGAGGCTGTTTCCATCAAGAGCGAGGAGGCTTTCAAAATCGTTTTTCCTCTGGGTTACCAAATCGTTTAAGCGTTTTTTATCGTCAAAAGAAATTTCGTTTAAAAACTGCAAGACAAAGCAGACAGCCTCAGGAATCAATTCGCCGAGTATCTTCCCCGAAACAAAAAGCCAATCCCTTCCGGCTATATCGGAGAGCCTTATCTTATCCGCATTTTTACATAAAGAAAGATTTTTGTTTGCCGTAAAAACACCGGCACTTGCCGAAAATCCTCCAAGTAAATTTGCAAGCCTGGAAGAAACCTCGCTCCATACAAGGTTTTCGGTTCCCATACCTGTAAGACAACTTGAAAGAAGGGGCAGATATTTATAATCTTCTTCGCTTAAACCGTCTACAGGAAAGGCTAATTGAAAATAACCTATCCCGTTTGTAGGCTGCTCATGCATAACAAGGGGAACCTTTCCGATAAAGGCGATTTCTTCATCTATCGGAGGCGGAAGAGGAGGCAGGTCTTTCTTTGAAAGATGGGGAATAAGAGCAAGCATTTCAGGGGAGTCGCTTTTTTGTTTAAACTCGTTCATCTTCTCCTGCTCTTTAAGCATTGCCCTGCGAGCATCCTCAGTTAAACCTGCATTAAAATTTTCAGCCCTTTTTTCCAGACTTTCGTCCAAGCGTTTGCAAAAATCCGCATCGGGGTAAACTCTTACAAGGGCATGATGTTTATTCTTTAGTAAATACTTTTCAATCAGTTTTTCGATGTATCTTTTATCGGAGGCAAGGTCTTTTTTTACCTTTTCAAAAACAGGAGTATATTGAAGAGTTTTTTCGGGACTTACCCCGTATGTCCAGCCTGCCATAGCACGCTCCATCAGGTTAATACCGAAGGGCCCGTAGTTTCTTCTTATTTCTCTGTTGCTAAAATCTATGGAATGAACGGCCGTTTCAATCTCTTTAGGATCGATTCCTTTTTTTACAAGCTCTTCAAGAGCATTAAGAATCAGCTTTTTAAAATCCTCATGCGTTTCCTTTTTAATTCCCTTCATTCCTATTGTGAGGGTGATGTTTCTAAGGCTTTTTCCTATGCCGTTATAAGGATAAAGGTCTTCCCCTATTCCCGATTCCAATAAGACCTTATTTAAGTATGCCCCGCTGTGCCCGATTAAAACCTCTCCTATAAGATAGGCCTGCATAAGTTTTTCGGTATCCGAAGTTTCGGGGAGAAGCCAGTTAAGCATTACGGAATCCTTAGTCATCTCCTCGGCGGGGGCCGGTACCGAAAAGAAGCGGGGCTCTGCGTATGGCTCAATCGGCGGCACAAAGGGAGGCTTTTCGGCAGCTTCAAACTTAGAAAGAAATTTTTCTTCTAAAAATTTCATCTGCTTTTCGGTCGGAATATTTCCCATTAAAAAAATTCGGCAGTTTACCGGATGATAATATTTTTTGTGAAAGGCCTTGTATTCTTCATAAGTTAAATCGGGAATCTCCAATGGAGAGCCGCCCGAATCCTTGGCATAGATGCTTCCCTGACAAATAGAAGCGGCTGTCCAATCATACATTACCCCGTCAAAGTCGGAATAATTAGCCCTCATTTCGTTTAAGACAACTCCCTGAACGCTCATCTTTCCGTTTTCATCCAGTTCAAAGCGGTGTCCTTCCTGCTTAAAAGCCCATTCGTCAAGGTTGGGAAAGAAGACAGCATCCCCATAAACCGACATAAGGTTAAAGTAATCGGCTTCAACCAAGGAGCTTGCAGGATAAACTGTCTTATCGGGATAGGTCATGGCATTTAAAAAGGTATTAACGCTCTGCTTTGCCAAAACCATAAAGGGGTCTTTAAGCGGATAGTTTTTAGAGCCGCATAAAACCGTGTGCTCGATAATATGAGCTACCCCCGTTGAATTGGGAGAGCTCGTCATAAAATTATATGAAAAAAGATTTTCATCGTCATCGTTTAAAATATGATAAAGTTCAAGTCCCGTCTTTTTATGCCTTGCATAAATACCTACAGCATTAAATTCGGGTAAAGGATTTTTGCTTATAATTTCAAAGCCGTGAATAAGAGTGCTCATAAGGTCTTCCTAAGTTTAAATTAAATTTAAGCCTTCTAAAAAAAGTTTTAATTTTAGAAGATGGCTATATTCTAAAGAAAAGGAAGAAAATTGTAAAGTATCCCCGAATTTCAGCCCTGTGCTGCAACCGGATAGCCGTTAATAGTTTTTGTTTTTTCATAATACACCTCTTTTTCCAATTTTAAACACCCCATCGGCTATTTTATCGTAGGAGGATCGATGTGTAATCATTAAAATAAGTTTTTTTGTCTTTAGCTCGGATAAAAGAGAGCTTAATGCAAGGCTTGTTTCCGAATCGAGGGCATTTTCCACCTCATCAAATAAAATAACTTCGCCGGTTTGCAAGAGGCAGCGGCTTAAGGCAAGACGCTGAATTTGCCCTTGCGAAAGAATGTGCTCTTTTCCACCTAATTGCGTATCAAGCCCCTTTTCCAAAGAATCTATAACCTTATCAAGTTTTGTTTCTGTCAAAATATCATTTATTGTAACCTCATCTACTTCTTTACCGAATAATAGATTTTCTTTTATCGACCCTGAAAAAATAAAAGGATTTTGACTTATATACGAAAGTCTTGCCGCAAGATTTAAAAAAATGATTTTACCTTCTAATACCGATTCACCTTTAAGACTAATATTCCCGGAAATAATATTAAAAAGGCTTGTTTTACCGGAACCGTTCTCTCCTTTGACAAGATAAAGACCGGGGAATGTACATTCAACATTTAATTTTTCAAAAAGAAAATTGTTTTTTTTATAAGCAAAACTTAGATTTTCTATTTTGATTTTTTTTATGTTTGAAATATCTTTTTCTTCTTTTATAAGTGAAAAACGGTTTTGCCTTTCATCAAAAATAGTTTTTAAACGTTCCACGGAAACAAAGGAGACTATAATTCCCTTATAAGTTTCGGCACAGGAAGAAACAAGGCTTCTAAACTTTTGAGAATACATGAGGGCGGCGGTAATAGTGCCGACGGTGTTTTTCCCTTCAAGGACGGTTAACCCGATAATGGCAAATAAAGAAATATTTATGGTAAAGTTAGTAAAAAAAGAAGCTGTAGATGACTGCATTCCGATAATCGTAGATTCTTTTACGTGTATAAAAATATACTTTAAAATATTTTTAAACTTATAAATAAAAAACTTTTGTGAAGAATGGTTTTTTATTTCCTGTAAACCCCTTATTGTTTCATTTATATATGCAGTATATTCATCCTGCCTTTTACGCTGAACTTCATTTACGGCAGCCTGTTTTGTTCCGAAATATTTTGCCAAAAAAACGGGAACAACCGAAACTATGAGCGTAAGACAAAAAATAAAAATATCTATTTTAAAAAGTCTAAAACCTATTATACCCATCATAATAAGCGAAGTTATTATAGAAGGAATTTGAGAAGTATAGATACCCGTCATCACTCCTAAATCGGATAAAAAAAGATTTAAAAGTTTACCCGAATCTTGCTCGGAACTTCCCTTAGGCGGTAAATGTAAGAGGTTTAAATAAAGGCGGCTTTCGGTGTAAACGGTCATTTTACGCTGGAGTAAAAACTGCAACCAAGAACTTAAAAGCGAAAAGCCAAGACCTGCAATTTGAAAAAGAATAATGATTTTTAAAAAGGCAAAAAAAGCCGTCCTATCCTTTAAGGTCAACGCATCGATTATTTTACCCGTAAACAGAGGTTCAAATGTAGATGCGTAATTACCTAAAAGAGAAAAACAAAGAAGAAAAAACAAAACCGGAAAAAACGGCTTTAAAACTGAGGCAGCCCAGCGGTTTAATTTTTTTTTATTTAACATATAAGCACTCCTTATGAATTTACGGAAAAGGAATATAGGTGCATCGTCTATCCAAAGTTTTACCTGTAACCGATTCTATAAAATCATAAGTTTTTTTATCAAAAGTCTTAGGTAAAAGCGACGGAAACCAATTTAAATCAAAAATTTTACACACCTTAATATTGTTTATTTTTGTTTCATTAAGAGGCAAAAAAGAAACAAGAGGATTCATTTTGTATTTTTGATTTAATATTTTTACCTCATTATTTATAGAAACATATTTTTTTTCAATACGGTTGCTATAAGCTTCGGCATTTTCATTTATAAACTCAAAAGCTTTTTTTATTCTTTCAGGTGCTATTGATAAATAGGTTTCGGAATAATCCTTGGGTTTACTATCATCTATTTTTATGCCGTTGAGGAGACTTAAATACATTTGATGTAATTCATTTAAGGCTGAAATAATCGCTGCGTTTAGATTTTTACCTGAACCTAAAGAAACCGCTATTTTACCTTTTAATTCTCCTATAAAAAAGACAACATAACATGATTCCGATAAACTTATTTCATAACATTCAAAATTGTTAAAATAAATATTATAGCTATTATATTTGTACAAAATATTTTTATCTATCTTATAACTTTTACCTTTTGAAAGATACAAAAAAATAAAACTTTGCCTTTCCAAAAACTCAAAAAAAGCATTTTCAAGACAACTATTTGAATTTACATGAGCTGCACATCCGCAAGAATCAAAAAAAATATTCTTTTGTTTTAGCTCATCAAGTGAAAAAATATGAATAGTATTATCAAGCAAGGAAAAAGAATAAATATTCTTATTTGAAATATTATTATATTCTATTAGCCCGTTTCTTTCATAGGCTTCGCCTATTGCACAAAGCGCAGCTTCATATTTAGCATTTCTTACGGCACCGCCTCCGGCAGCTGCATAATCAAGGTTTTTATAACAAGTTATATTTTTTAAATCATTTTTAAATGCTGTTGCACCTATATTAAATGAAAAGCCGTACATATTGAACTCCCTATATTACAGCACATTCTACGGCATTTTTTAACTCTTTTTCAATACCGTAAAGAACGGAAATAACTCTTGTTTTATTTTTCCTTATATTTGAAATTGTAGGAATACAATTAAACATAGTTTTTGATATAGCTTTTATGGTAATTTCTCTTCTACAACCTGCAATATTTAATAAACCTATTTCAATATCATCAAAAGGAGGATTTATGATTATTTTTTGTACAGACTTTAAATTCTCAATACTTATTTGTTTTACATTACAAAGAGTAAAAAAATAATCGTCAAATTTTTTATTATTTTTAAGATACATAGACTTAGGCGAAAGCTCGTCCATCCATTTTTGCATTAAAGCTTCTTCAATGGCAGAAACAAGGGTGTGCATAACATCTTTATCGCCTGAAATACCCGAACCGATTATCTGTAAATTATCATTTAAAATAAAAACAATTATAGTATGAATATTGCTTATATTTTGAGCATAAAATATTTTTATATTTTTTTCATTGATTCCGTATTGCAGTAAAACGGCTTTTACGGCAGGAGTAATTTTTACAAGGCTGCATAATTTTTTATACCACATAAGCATGAGTTCATTTTTTTCTAAGAGTTCGCAAATTGCTTTTTCTATTAAGATATTGGAATTCAAACCCGATGCTGTTCCTGTGGTATCCTTATGACCGTATTTTAAATCATAACCGTAAGTAAGTGCATTCCGTTTTACAAGAGTTTTCTTTAATCCGTTAATTAAAACAATTTCAGTTTTTTTATTACTCCTATAATTATTTACCATTTTAAAGCGTTCTAAAAATTCATTATGCAGTTTTCCGAAAATTTCGATTTTATTTTTACCCGATGAGGTGTTAGAATATGGGAAAATTTTCTTTTTATTTTTTGTTTTTTCAACTTTAAAAACGCCTAAACCAATTATAGGATCATCATTAAAAACCGTTTTATTCATAAAAAAAGATTTTTGATAATAATCAAACATAGGGCATACCCTTTATATTGATTGTGGTAATATAAAGCTGTTTTAATGAATCAATATTAAGATCAAAAGAAGTTTTATTAAAATTCTCTATATTCTCCGTGAATACAAAATCATATTTGCTGCAAAATGATTTTATCTTTCCGGCTGCTTCACCTATTGAAAGGATAGATTTTATAAAAGATGAAGCTCCGTATTTATATAAGGAGTTATACAAAGAAGCAAAAAACGAAACGGATATTTGGTATTCGGCATTAAGATTTTTTATTTCGGAATATTTTATAAACTTTTTAACACTACTGTCATAAGCATAATTTCCCGCTTCTACAAAATCGGTATTATAAAAAGAAACAACGGGGAAATATGAACAATCTTTATTTTGCATATTATTTATAAGGGAGTCTAATTCAATAATTAGTTTAGGTAATTTTTCAATGGAATACTCTTTTAAATTAATTTTAGAATAATTTTCGGAATTATTTTTTAATAAATTTACATCAATCGTCCTATCGGCTGATAAGGGTTTTAAAGGATTACTTAATTGATAAAATTTTAATATGGAATTTAATATAAAATTATTATTCATGGCAAGGACAAACCTCCCAAGGAATTGCAATATCATAATCGGTTTTGCCTGTTTTCATATTCAGTTGTTTTATAAGTTTTACGGTATAATCATTTAAATCCGTTATATCGTCTATAATCTCATTTATCAGCCGGATAATTTTAAAATTATCGAGAATACTTTCGGTATTAAAATATACAGTTTTTGTGTATATGAGGTCGATAATTGTTTGAAATGAAACATTGCCCGTAAGTTTTGATTGGGAGCGTAAAGAGCCTTCCAAATGACTGAAATAACACAAGGGACAAGGGTTATGCCAATCGGCTTTATGATAATTTGTAAAATAAAAGCTATAATTATAATAAAAAGCTAATTTGTGGATAACATTATTTTCTTTTAAGCAGTTTGCAAGTTCTGTATATAGTTTATAATTAAAGGGATTTAAAACAATATAATATACGGCATCCTTATCAAGGTTTAAAAATAATTCGGCACTTACCAGATTTATATCGAAGGTGATAACATCATAGGGAATATTTAATCCCGATAAATTGAATTTTAATGAAGAAGCAATTTCTTTTGAATTGGTAAAAAAATAAAGCCGATTTATCGGATGAGACGTAAATTCATCTTTAATCGCCAATAAATTTTTTAATAAAAAATCCAAACAGAACTCACCTTCTTCGCCGTATCGTTCTTTAAGGTCTTCAAGGGTAAAGGTAAGATTATAATCATCGTCATTACTTGTAAAAAAATCAATTAAATTTGTATCGGTTATAATGCAGGTAGTTTTTTCATTTTGAATGACGGTAATCTCATCATTCTTGTACATGAGGTAAGGTATCAGTTTATACTTCACTTAAAATTTGTCTCCTTTTTAAGTATTTTTTTATTTCTTGTATAGCTATTATTATACCAATAATAAAAATTATAAAATAAATAATTATTAAAAAATAAAAATATACATAGTTAAATAAAAATATAAAAAAATTATTAATTGAATGAACAAGAATAGGAACATAAATATTATTGGTTTTTTCATAACAATAAGTCAATAAAATTCCTGCTAGAAATAAAAAAAACATATTTATTCCAAAACCGTATTTTGGTATGTGTAAAAGAGCAAAAAGTATTGAAGAAATAAGTACACCAATAAAGGCATTACTTATTTCTTTTAATTTATTATACATAAGCCCTCTATATAGTATTTCTTCAAAAATAGGACCAAAAATTACTGAACCTATAAGCATAAAAGGTTCAAAACGAGGTTTTAGAGATTTTTCTAAAATCAAAATATCATATATAGTAATATTCTTTTTACCCGTTAAAACATCATTAAAATATTTAAAAAAATTAAAAAGAAAAGCATTATCAAAGATAAAGTATATTATGTAATAGATCATTCTGGTTGATAATATATAAATCAAAATTTTTACAATAAAAGAAAAATTTATTTTTTTATAAGTAAATATTATCTTTAGATCTTTTAAATAAAATAAATAGAAAATAATTATAAATAGTAAAAATAATAAAATGCCAAAAATTCCATTATATTTAACAAATAAAATATAATAGTAATTATAAAAATTTTTAAAAAGGAATTTACCGACATAAGAAAGCATAAAAAAAACAAGAATATACAATATAAAAAGAAACCACAGTTCTTTTATTATTTTTTTATTCATAATCCATACCCTATAATAAGAACATCGAAGAAAAAATATTATCGTTATAAAATAATTTCCTTAAGTTTATATTTCCCTTCGATGTCTAACTTAAGACTATCATATAAAATTTCACCAGTCAAGCATAAATTTACGAAATTTATAAAAATTTCAATTTTATTTAACAAATTTCAATTTGTTCACGTTTAAATATGCCGGTTGCATTATTTTTCACTCTCCGGTAGAGAAGCCTATTGTACAAGATTAAAAGTTTTTTGCACTTTTAGGTATTTTTTTATTTCTTGTATAGCTATTATTATACCGATAATAAAAATTATAAAATAAATAACTATTAAAAAATAAAAATATACATACTTAAATAAAAATATAAAAAAATTATTAATTGAATGAACAAGAATAGGAACATAAATATTATCTGTTTTTTCATAACAATAAGCCAATAAAATTCCTACTAAAAATAAAAAGAATGTATTTATTCCAAAACCGTACTTTGGTATGTGTAAAAGAGCAAAAAGTATTGAAGAAATAAGTATAGCAATAGAGGCATTACTTATTTCTTTTAATTTATTATACATAAGCCCTCTATATAGTATTTCTTCAAAAATAGGACTGATAATTACTGAACCTATAAGCATAAAAGGTTCAAAACAAGGCCTTAGCGATTTTTCTAAAATCAGAATATCATATATAGTAATATTTTTTTTGCCACTTAAAATATCATTAAAGTATTTAAAAAAATTAAAAAGAAAAGCATTATCAAAGATAAAGTATATTATATAATATATCATTCCAATTGATAATATATAAATCAAACTTTTTACAATAAAAAAGAAATTTAATTTTTTATAAGTAAATATTATCTTCATTTCTTTTAGATACAATAAATATAAAACAATTATAAATAGTAAAGATATTAGAAGGTCAACAATTTTATTATATTTACCGAATAAAGCATAATAGCAATTATAAAAATTATTTAATAAAAACTTATGAATATACGAATTTATATAAAAAACAAGAATATACAATATAAAAAGAATGCACAGATCTTTTATTACTTTTTTATTCATAATCCATACCCTATAATAAGAACATCGAAGGAAAAATAATATCGCTACAAAATAATTTCCTTTTCTGTAATTATATTTCCTGAACCTCCGCCTGCACAGCAACCAGGGCCATGATCACCACCACGCCATCTAGGGTCTCTTCTTTCCATAACACCTCCCATAGGCTTAATACCATCATCCCAAGCTTTTTCATCGTTCAATGAATCACTTATTCCATCAAGAATAAGACCGTCATTTAAAATAATACCGTCATCTTTTGTTATACCTTTCATTTTAAGTAATGGTGTGTTTTTCATATAAATCCTCCATAAGTTTATATTTTCCTTCGATGTCTAACTTAAGCCTATCATATAAAATTTCACCCGTCAAGCGTAAATTTACGAAATTTATAAAAATTTCAATTTTATTTAACAAATTTTAATGTTTTTTGAATTTAAATTTGCCGATTACATTATTTTTCACTCTCCGATAGAGAAGCCGATTGTACAAGATTAAAAGTTTTCCGCGCTTTTAAATGTTTTTTTATTTCTTGTATAGCTATCATTATACCGGCAATAAAAATTATAAAATAAATAACTATTAAAAAATAAAAATATACATACTTAAATAAAAATATAAAAAAATTATTAATTGAATGAACAAGAATAGGAACATAAATATTATCGGTTTTTTCATAACAATAAGTCAATAAAATTCCGTCAAGCACAAGAGAAAACATTTTTATATTAAATCCGTAACCGGGGATATGTAAAAAAGCAAAAAGTATTGAAGAAATAAATACAGCAATAAATACATTGCTTATTTCTTTTAATTTATTATATAGAAGTCCTCTATATAGTATTTCTTCAAAAATAGGACTGATAATTACTGTAGCTATAAGCATAAAAGGTTCAAATCGAGGTCTTTGCAATTTTTCTAAAATCAAAATGTCATATATAGTAATATTCTTTTTATCCGTTAAAACATCATTAAAATATTTAAAAAAATTAAAAAGAAAAGCATTATCAAAGATAAAGTATATTATATAATATATCATCATAATTGATGACAAATAAATCAACCCTTTTACAACAAAAGAAAAATTTAATTTTTTATAAGTAAATATTATCTTTAAATCTTTTGAATAAAATAAATAGAAAATGATTATAAACAGTAAAAATAATAAAATACCAAAAATTCCATTATATTTAACAAATAAAATATAATAGTAATTATAAAAATTTTTAAAAAGGAATTTACCGACATAAGAAAGCATAAAAAAAACAAGAATATACAATATAAAAAGAATACATAGATCTTTTATTATTTTTTTATTCATAATCCATACCCTATAATAAGAACATCGAAGGAAAAATATTATCGTTATAAAATAATTTCCTTTTCTGTAATTATGCTTCCTGAACCTCCTCCGCCGCAACCGCAACCTCCAGGACCAGGGCCAAAATCATGATTGCGCCTAGGATCTCCTTCCATAACACCTCCCATAGGCATCATACCATCATCCCAAGCTTTTTCATCGTTCAATGAATCACTTA
The DNA window shown above is from Treponema denticola and carries:
- a CDS encoding CPBP family intramembrane glutamic endopeptidase; protein product: MNKKVIKDLCILFILYILVFYINSYIHKFLLNNFYNCYYALFGKYNKIVDLLISLLFIIVLYLLYLKEMKIIFTYKKLNFFFIVKSLIYILSIGMIYYIIYFIFDNAFLFNFFKYFNDILSGKKNITIYDILILEKSLRPCFEPFMLIGSVIISPIFEEILYRGLMYNKLKEISNASIAILISSILFALLHIPKYGFGINTFFLFLVGILLAYCYEKTDNIYVPILVHSINNFFIFLFKYVYFYFLIVIYFIIFIIGIIIAIQEIKKYLKVQKTFNLVQ
- a CDS encoding CPBP family intramembrane glutamic endopeptidase, with translation MNKKIIKDLCILFILYILVFFMLSYVGKFLFKNFYNYYYILFVKYNGIFGILLFLLFIIIFYLFYSKDLKIIFTYKKLNFSFVVKGLIYLSSIMMIYYIIYFIFDNAFLFNFFKYFNDVLTDKKNITIYDILILEKLQRPRFEPFMLIATVIISPIFEEILYRGLLYNKLKEISNVFIAVFISSILFAFLHIPGYGFNIKMFSLVLDGILLTYCYEKTDNIYVPILVHSINNFFIFLFKYVYFYFLIVIYFIIFIAGIMIAIQEIKKHLKARKTFNLVQSASLSESEK